From the Candidatus Neomarinimicrobiota bacterium genome, the window TAGCGATACCATTTATCTCCTTTGGAATTCATACGATAGTGCCTATAAAATTGATATCAAAAATGAAAAGCCCGATAGCTACTGTTACCATTGGCCAATTTATGCTATTCCGCAGAGAGGTACTTGAAGATATTGGAGGATTTGAAAGCGTTAGGGATGAGATAGCAGATGATATTGCCCTAGGAAGAAAAATAAAAGAATACGGATACAAGTGGTATTTTATTGATATCAGTGATCATGTAAGCTGCAGAATGTATGAGGACTTAAAAAGTGTATTTCACGGTTTTGGAAAAAATTTATTTGGAGTTTTTAATTATAAAATTCTTACTTACTTCTTGGTATGGACTTTTGTCGCAGTAGTATTTCTTTGTCCTATATATATAATTGCATTGAAATTTTTAAAATATACAATAACTAAATCTGTCCTATATTACTCACTGGGGACTTTGACTGCGCTCTCCATTACCTTTTATATCCCTTATAATAGATTTAAATATTCCACAAGCCTGATTCTTCTATATCCAATTACTGTTACAATATGGATTCTAATGGCATTTTACTCATTTTATTCAACTATTGCTGGTAAAGCAGCTTGGAAAGGTAGAAAAGTCCTGAAACACGAAGTCCGCTGGCTATAGCCATAAGCGATGGGCAAAAATTTTATTTCTCTTGATATAGAAAAAAATTTATGGCAAAAAGGATATAAACATATTGCTGGTGTTGACGAGGCAGGTAGGGGACCTCTTGCCGGACCTGTAGTAGCCGCTGCTGTAGTCTTTGACCACGATGAATACATAGAAGGTGTAAATGATTCAAAAAAATTAAACCCAAAACGAAGAGAAGAGCTTTTTGAGGAAATTACAACTAAAGCACTTACCTACGGTATAGGTGTTGTTGATAATAATGAGATTGATAGAATAAATATTTTACAGGCTACACATAAAGCTATGCGAAAAGCACTTGGTAGTCTAAAACTGAAAATAGATTATATAATAGTTGATGGTTATGGACTACCCGAGAAAATTTATCCTCAGAAAGCTATACACGGTGGAGATAAACTGTCCTTTACAATAGCATCAGCTTCAATTCTTGCAAAGGTTTTTCGTGACAGATTAATGAGAGAATATGACAAAATTTTTCCTGAATATGGTTTTGGAAAACATATGGGTTATGGGACTAAGGAGCACATTGAAGCAATTAAAAAGCATAATCCAAGTCCCATTCATAGAAAATCTTTTTCCAGAGTTAAGGAATATTTGAATAACATTTATAAGAATAATAAAACCATTGGTAAATATGGTGAGCAACTTGCAGTGAAATATTTATTCGACAAAGGTTTTAATATTATAAAAAGGAATTACAGAGTGGGAACATTGGGAGAGATTGATATAATAGCACAAAAGGATGAATGTATATATTTTGTGGAGGTCAAGACCCAACTTAGTGATAGATTTGGTCCTGCTGAGTTTCGTGTCGACGAAATTAAACAGTCTCAAATAGCAAAAATAGCCGAACAATTTTTATTTGAACAAAGATATAAAACAAATCTTGATGTTAAATTTTCTGTCATTGCCATCGATCTGAAAAATAAAATTGAAAAAATAAGATTCTATCCTAATGCCTTTATAATAGAATAGCTCACCCGACGCCTAACTTTTTCTATAATTATCCCAATTTTTTAATTGTTAAACAATATAATGATTATAAATTATATGATGTATTTTTAATTTAATACGGTTGATGGTTGAAAATGGAAAAATAATATTAATTCATTCTTGTAGGGAATAAAGACAGGAGGCTGAATTAATGAAACACATTGGACTGGGAAAAATCAGTTATATAACAGTAGTGATAATAATTATTTCATTATGGCAGATGTTAATAGGGGATTCTGCCTATATTTATCTTGATAGTACAAAACAGGTAATCCAGGGATTTGGTGCAGCAAATATACAACCATGGCGTCCTGATATGACTGATGAAGAGATAGAAAAGGCTTTTGGTACAGGTGAGGGGCAACTTGGATTTACGATATTGCGAATTAGAGTACCGAATGACGAAGATCAGTTTAGTATGAATGTCAGAACAGCGAAGGCTGCCTATGAAAGAGGAGTGAAAATTATTGCATCACCATGGTCACCCCCAGCCTATATGAAAAGTAATAACAATGTAGTTGGTGGTAGACTTCTTGATGAATATTACGATGACTTTGCAGAGTATTTAAAATCCTTTGCTGAATATATGGCTGAGAATGGTGCCCCACTATATGCTATTTCAATTCAAAATGAGCCAGATATAAAAGTAGGATATGAATCATGCGATTGGACAGCAAGTGATATGGTAAAGTTTTTAAGGGAAAATGTTTCCATAATCAGATCGGAAGGTGTAAAAATTATGGCTCCTGAATCTTATCAATTTAGAAGAGAAATGTCAGATCCAATATTAAATGATTCTCTGGCATGTGCAAATTTGGATATAGTCGCAGGACATATTTATGGGGGTGGAATTGCTCCCTATCCTCTTGCAGAGGAGAAAGGAAAAGAAATATGGATGACTGAATATCTGATTAATAGCGGTAGTGAACCTACTGATACTGGAATTGATACTGGTTGGGCTGGTGCGATGCAAACCGCAAAGAGTATCCAGAGCTGTATGAATGTCGGTATGAGTGCTTATGTTTGGTGGTATATTGTTAGATACTATGGCCCTATTTCTGATGGAACTTTCGTTCCCAGAGGGAAGATTACAAAAAAGGGTTACGTGATGTCGCAATTTTCAAGGTTTATACGACCAGGGTACAGACGAGTTTACTCTACCTATATACCTCAGAGAGATGTATTTGTAACTTCTTATAAAGGCGATTCGATAAATAATAAAATTATAATTGTCGCTATAAATTCAGGTAGCGAAGATAAGCAACAAGATTTTATTATTAAAGATGGTATAGTATCAAAATTTACACCGTTCACAACATCCAGCGGTAAAAATTGCGAAAGAGGTGAAGATATAATGGTAACTGATAGCGCATTTTCTATAACCCTTCCGGCATCCAGTATTACCACGTTTGTTTCTGATGAGATAAGGGATGGTATTGTGGAAAACAGAAATGTATTGAATGAATTTCACCTATTTCAAAATTATCCAAATCCCTTTAATTCAGTTACGAAGATAAGGTATTCCGTTCTTGATAAGTGTTATGTTAAGTTAAAATTGTATAATTTATTAGGTAAAGAAGTTTGTACAATATTTGATGGTTTATCGAATAGTGGAACTTATGAAGTAATACTGGATGGGTCTAGCCTTGAAAGTGGTGTTTATATTTATACAATGGAACTTAATGGTAAAAAAGTATCAAAAAAATTATTGTTGATTAAATAAATGGAGGGGATATGTCTGAGGTTAACAGGAGATTATCAATTATTTTAATTTTTTTAACGCTATTTATCACAGGAATTGATGCTCGATCCCCATCTTTTGAAACTTTTGTAAATCCTGTTATCCCTGGTGATCATCCAGATCCAACTTTAACTAAAATTGGAAATTATTTTTATACCTCTGGCTCTTCATTTAATCCAACGCCAATAATATATAGGTCAACAGATCTTGTGCATTGGGAGGCGATAGCAAGGCCCGTATCAGCATCCTGGAGCGAATATGGTGATGAGCCCGGTTTGGGTATCTGGGGAGGACATATAGTTTATTACAATGGATATTACTGGCATTTCTTCTGTCGACAAGGCAGGGGATTTTTCTATGTTAAAGCTGAAAAACCTGAAGGTCCCTGGAGTAAACCAGTACAGGTCAATTGTCCTCCTGGGGTACCTGGGCTGGGATACGATAACTCAATTTTCATTGATGATAATGGGAAATGGTATCTGCTTGTAAAAAATGGGCAAGTGAATAACTGGATTGTCGAGCTCGGTCCTGATGGACAACCAAAAGGTTCAATACTGGATTTGACATGGCTTAATCCCGCTCCAAATTATCCATATAGTTGGGCAGAAGGCCCTGTGATGTGGAAGTATAACGGATATTATTATTACAGTTTTGCTTTGAATCTGGCTGGTGGTCAGAAAACAATGAGGAGTCCTACTTTGACAGACGATTCAATTTCGTGGGAAATGCTCGGTGATTTTTTTAAGGATAAAGGATCAAATCCAGCTTTATTTTCCGGACCAAATCACGCATCTCCAGTCGTTACACTTAATGATGGTACACATTGGGTTATGTATCATGCGTATAATACATCAAATAGTAGCGAGTGGTATGGACATGGTAGGCAGGGGCTATTGAGTCAGGTAAGATATGATGAAGAAGGAAGGCCAGTAGCGGATTATCCAATAAACGCTCCCTTACCAGCACCCAATTTACCAAGCAGTGGTATTCCCTGGATGGTACCAAAATCCGATTTTTTTGAATCTGATGAACTAAATCCCGAATGGTCTATACTCGGATATACCGAAGCAAATAAGATATCTCTACAGGAAAGAGCTGGCTGGTTACGTTTATATCCAAAAAGCCTCACAAAAGCAACTACAGTTATAAAGAATGATGGAGAAAGAAATTATTCTCTAATGACAAGAATAGATTTTAATCCCATGACATCAGATGATGAAGCAGGGTTATGGATTATAAATGGTCCGGAGACAAAATATGTAAAACTCTGTGTTTCAGAGAATGATCAAAATAAAGATGTTATACGTTTTTCATTTGAATACAATAACACGAAATATGAGGTTATTAAAGAGAAAACAGGACCTGTTTGGTTAAAGTTATACAGGGATAATCATATAGTTACAGCTTATTATAGCTATGATACAATAAACTGGACTGAGGTTGGAGAACCAATTGATATAACTGTATTGGATAGAGGTGAACCAGAAAATAGTTTTAATAAATTTACAGGGAATAGACAGGGGTTGTTTGTTATAGGTAGGAACAGCGCTGATTTTGATTGTTACATATATAGAGATGCATATTCTCCTATACTTGCAGAGGCTCCAGCCAATTGGTATGGTATAAAAAGGGAAGCAGTCGGTGGAAAATATGTTCTTAGTGGAATTGAGATTGGCGATTGGGCTTTGTATGCAGGAGTTGAGTTTGGTGGAAGACAGGAATATCCAAAAAAGCCACTTGCAGTAGAGGTAGAAGCTTCAAGTGCTACATCAGGTGGTACCATCGAGATGTGGTTGGATTCAATTGATACCGGAAATAAGATTGCAGAAGTAACTGTAGAAAATACTGGAGATTGGACTACCTTTAAAAAATTCAGAACTAATATTAACTCTGATATCAGTGGTAGGCATGATCTATATTTGAGATTTACTGGCGGTAAAGATGAATTATTAAAGTTAAAAAGTATAGTTTTTATTTCCGATTCTTCTGTTGCTATTGACGAGCAAAGCTCAAGCCATGTACCGGACGGTTTTTCTCTATACCAGAACTATCCAAACCCATTTAACTCATCAACAACTATTGAATTTTCACTCCCAGTCAGTGGTTATGTAGAAATATCAATTTATGATATAGCCGGAAAAGAGATATATAAAACTGAGAAAAAACACTTAAATCATGGCCTTTATAGAGTAATCTGGCCGGATGGACGATATAAAGAAATTTTATCATCAGGTATTTATTTTTACAGACTAAGAGTGTATAGAGATAACAACAATTTAATTTTTAGCGATGTAAGAAAGATGGCATATATAGAATAGGGTTAAGCTTAAAAGGATTATTAATATATAATGGAAAAAGTGATTAAGTTGATTAATGTAATCCTGATTATTACATTCCTTCCTGTTTCAAAATTACACACCCAGCAGTTATTTTCGCATAATGATCTGGAAAATTACGGTATAGAATGTTCTGAACCACCTTTACTATCTATTGATGAGCTATCTATTATAGAATCTTTGCCTGATCTATTTGAATGGTCTGACGGAAGTGGAAGGATAAACAAAATCAGTGAATGGCGTTGTCGAAGAGCAGAAATAGTCGAAGAAATACAGCATTACCAGTTAGGTTATAAACCGCCTCCCCCTGATGCTCTGATTGCAACATTTACACCTGGTGATAGTACTATACGGCTTTCAGTTATTGATAACAATGATACATTAAATTTAACCGCATATGTATTTTATCTTCCCTCCGGTAAAGGTCCTTTCCCTGCGATAATTCTTACAGGTGGATTCCCGACTATTCCTTTAAAGTTTTTTACTTCACGAAACATAGTAGTAGTGTCTTTTAGATGGTGGGAACTTGCTCCATGGCAGAGAAATTCACGTTCCGAAGGAGCATTTTTTCAATTTTACCCAGAACTGCAATACGCAGGAAGTATGCTGGCATGGGCATGGGGTGTAAGTAGATTAATAGATGCTATTTATGAATTACCAGAACTTAAGGTAGATACTGCAAAAATTGGGGTGACCGGTTGTTCGTTTGCCGGCAAGATAGCAATATATTCTGCAGTTCTTGATGAGAGGATTGCCCTTACAATAGCACAGGAGCCTGGGTGCGGAGGAAGTGCTTCATGGAGGGTCGCAGAAGTTTTACCGGGTTCAAGAGAAAAACTGAGCAATGCTTTATGGGCTGGATGGTATCACCAAAACCTTGGGCAGTTCAGTTCATGTGTAACGAAACTTCCATACGATCACCATGAAGTAATGGGTGCTATAGCACCACGACCATTATTAGTATTGGGTAATCCTGATTTCGAATGGCTTGCAGAGGAAGCAACGTATGTAGCATGTAAAGCCACTAAAGAGATATATAGAGCTCTTGGAGTTCCCGATAGATTTGGATTTTCACAGGCAGGAGGGCATGATCACTGTGCACTGCCAGAAAGCCAGTATTCGGAAGTTGAAGCATTCCTTGATAAGTTTTTACTAGATATTAATTCAGTAAATACAGATATAGAAAAAACCCCTTATAATGATATTGATTTATCTGAATGGATAAAATGGGATACACCAACATTAAAATGAAGTTGTAGATAGACTGATTGAACTTGATGATTTTCACCAGTTCGAAACTATTTTTATCTATTCTATAAAGAAACAAACATGGGATCGTTTCTGGTAATTTGTTTTTAATTTTACAGAATTAAAAATATGATTTTACAATTACAAAGAATATTTTATAGTTTCAGTAGCAGTAGGAATTAAAGGAGGGGGTTTTATGTTACTTAAGATAAAGAATATTAAAGTTTTAAATAATATTTTTGCTAAATTGGTCAGTAATACGTTAATTCTTACCATTACCGTACTCAGCGGTTCCACTTCAGAAATATCTCCAAAAGCACATAACCCAATAATATGGGCTGATGTACCAGACCCATCGGTCATAACAGTAGATAGTTGCTATTATATGAGCAGTACAACAATGCATATGTGTCCAGGTGTTCCTATAATGAAGTCGAAAGATCTCGTAAACTGGGAAATTGTAAACTACGTTTATGATACACTTTCAAACAGTGATGAAATGAATCTAGAAAATGGTAAAAATGCATATGGTAAGGGTTCATGGGCAAGCTGTCTAAGATATCATAATGGTTTCTTTTACTTAGTAACATTCTCTTACACAACCAATAAAACATATATCTTTAAAACTGATGATATAGAAAATGGAGTT encodes:
- a CDS encoding glycosyltransferase encodes the protein MSSTLHLISVIAFLSSLTFLLISINNLSNFRRLGEYRLVKSLPRLSVLIPVRNEEEKIEKCVLSILNQDYPDFEVIVLLDNCEDKTEEILHDIAKKYKNLKIIKGQPLPEGWYGKHWACFQLTNYANGDLLLFTDADTVYKRKNTLKLAVSALIKENADLLTGLPKEEAYSFSEKLAIPFISFGIHTIVPIKLISKMKSPIATVTIGQFMLFRREVLEDIGGFESVRDEIADDIALGRKIKEYGYKWYFIDISDHVSCRMYEDLKSVFHGFGKNLFGVFNYKILTYFLVWTFVAVVFLCPIYIIALKFLKYTITKSVLYYSLGTLTALSITFYIPYNRFKYSTSLILLYPITVTIWILMAFYSFYSTIAGKAAWKGRKVLKHEVRWL
- a CDS encoding family 43 glycosylhydrolase, producing MSEVNRRLSIILIFLTLFITGIDARSPSFETFVNPVIPGDHPDPTLTKIGNYFYTSGSSFNPTPIIYRSTDLVHWEAIARPVSASWSEYGDEPGLGIWGGHIVYYNGYYWHFFCRQGRGFFYVKAEKPEGPWSKPVQVNCPPGVPGLGYDNSIFIDDNGKWYLLVKNGQVNNWIVELGPDGQPKGSILDLTWLNPAPNYPYSWAEGPVMWKYNGYYYYSFALNLAGGQKTMRSPTLTDDSISWEMLGDFFKDKGSNPALFSGPNHASPVVTLNDGTHWVMYHAYNTSNSSEWYGHGRQGLLSQVRYDEEGRPVADYPINAPLPAPNLPSSGIPWMVPKSDFFESDELNPEWSILGYTEANKISLQERAGWLRLYPKSLTKATTVIKNDGERNYSLMTRIDFNPMTSDDEAGLWIINGPETKYVKLCVSENDQNKDVIRFSFEYNNTKYEVIKEKTGPVWLKLYRDNHIVTAYYSYDTINWTEVGEPIDITVLDRGEPENSFNKFTGNRQGLFVIGRNSADFDCYIYRDAYSPILAEAPANWYGIKREAVGGKYVLSGIEIGDWALYAGVEFGGRQEYPKKPLAVEVEASSATSGGTIEMWLDSIDTGNKIAEVTVENTGDWTTFKKFRTNINSDISGRHDLYLRFTGGKDELLKLKSIVFISDSSVAIDEQSSSHVPDGFSLYQNYPNPFNSSTTIEFSLPVSGYVEISIYDIAGKEIYKTEKKHLNHGLYRVIWPDGRYKEILSSGIYFYRLRVYRDNNNLIFSDVRKMAYIE
- a CDS encoding T9SS type A sorting domain-containing protein, translating into MKHIGLGKISYITVVIIIISLWQMLIGDSAYIYLDSTKQVIQGFGAANIQPWRPDMTDEEIEKAFGTGEGQLGFTILRIRVPNDEDQFSMNVRTAKAAYERGVKIIASPWSPPAYMKSNNNVVGGRLLDEYYDDFAEYLKSFAEYMAENGAPLYAISIQNEPDIKVGYESCDWTASDMVKFLRENVSIIRSEGVKIMAPESYQFRREMSDPILNDSLACANLDIVAGHIYGGGIAPYPLAEEKGKEIWMTEYLINSGSEPTDTGIDTGWAGAMQTAKSIQSCMNVGMSAYVWWYIVRYYGPISDGTFVPRGKITKKGYVMSQFSRFIRPGYRRVYSTYIPQRDVFVTSYKGDSINNKIIIVAINSGSEDKQQDFIIKDGIVSKFTPFTTSSGKNCERGEDIMVTDSAFSITLPASSITTFVSDEIRDGIVENRNVLNEFHLFQNYPNPFNSVTKIRYSVLDKCYVKLKLYNLLGKEVCTIFDGLSNSGTYEVILDGSSLESGVYIYTMELNGKKVSKKLLLIK
- a CDS encoding ribonuclease HII translates to MGKNFISLDIEKNLWQKGYKHIAGVDEAGRGPLAGPVVAAAVVFDHDEYIEGVNDSKKLNPKRREELFEEITTKALTYGIGVVDNNEIDRINILQATHKAMRKALGSLKLKIDYIIVDGYGLPEKIYPQKAIHGGDKLSFTIASASILAKVFRDRLMREYDKIFPEYGFGKHMGYGTKEHIEAIKKHNPSPIHRKSFSRVKEYLNNIYKNNKTIGKYGEQLAVKYLFDKGFNIIKRNYRVGTLGEIDIIAQKDECIYFVEVKTQLSDRFGPAEFRVDEIKQSQIAKIAEQFLFEQRYKTNLDVKFSVIAIDLKNKIEKIRFYPNAFIIE